One window from the genome of Candidatus Zixiibacteriota bacterium encodes:
- a CDS encoding site-2 protease family protein, whose protein sequence is MDADFLQRALLAGPAILFSLTFHEFSHAYLAYWFGDTTARDLGRLTFNPLAHLDLFGTIVMVFSQFTFGWAKPVPVNPWNLRNPRRADFWISAAGPLSNLTLALAFGSLFRILGPHAGSLPEAVPLFLMFAVQVNIALAVFNLIPLFPLDGSHMLRNVLPEEMGSALDSFDRIAPFVLLLLVVTGAVSVILVPIMRVLIPLLLGA, encoded by the coding sequence ATGGATGCGGACTTTCTCCAGCGGGCGCTCCTGGCGGGACCGGCGATCCTCTTTTCGCTGACCTTCCACGAATTCTCGCATGCCTACCTGGCCTACTGGTTCGGCGACACCACGGCGCGGGACCTCGGGCGGCTGACCTTCAACCCCCTGGCGCATCTGGACCTCTTCGGCACGATTGTGATGGTTTTCTCGCAGTTCACCTTCGGCTGGGCGAAGCCGGTGCCGGTCAACCCGTGGAATCTGCGCAACCCGCGCCGGGCGGATTTCTGGATCTCGGCAGCCGGGCCGCTGTCCAATCTTACCCTCGCGCTGGCCTTCGGATCGCTCTTCCGGATCCTGGGTCCGCACGCGGGGTCTCTGCCCGAAGCGGTCCCGTTGTTTCTTATGTTCGCCGTGCAGGTCAACATCGCCCTGGCAGTTTTCAACCTGATTCCCCTGTTTCCGCTGGACGGTTCGCATATGCTTCGCAATGTTCTTCCCGAGGAAATGGGGTCGGCGCTGGACTCTTTCGACCGGATCGCGCCGTTCGTGCTCCTGCTGCTGGTGGTGACCGGAGCGGTCAGTGTCATCCTTGTCCCAATCATGCGGGTCCTCATCCCGCTGCTTCTCGGAGCATGA
- a CDS encoding histidinol-phosphatase HisJ family protein, with protein sequence MSEPNIARLATPHLTDFHVHCDYSTDAVGTIDEYCRAALARGLAEICFVTHYDTNPAVDSGDCFVRIKGVERRAAPEHLAPYVDEVHRAHDEYYPRGLMVKLGIEVGWWEGCEDTVRGAIERYPFDYVLCGIHDVGDVCICSHDTEGNLGRMAPERLIEEYFRQAVLAARTGLFSALAHLTYYRRFGEQYYGSIINELHRPYLPELWEALRAGGTAMEINTSAIRHGLGEYYPPPGLIHAARRAGVRVERLGSDSHRPEQVGLDFDAAAPLVAEQAPYYGE encoded by the coding sequence ATGTCTGAGCCGAACATCGCGCGGCTGGCCACGCCGCACCTGACCGACTTCCACGTCCACTGCGATTATTCGACCGACGCCGTGGGGACAATCGACGAGTACTGCCGGGCGGCCCTCGCCCGGGGGCTGGCGGAGATCTGCTTCGTCACCCACTACGACACGAACCCGGCGGTCGATTCCGGCGACTGTTTCGTGCGGATCAAAGGGGTCGAACGGCGGGCCGCCCCGGAACACCTGGCCCCCTATGTCGACGAGGTGCACCGGGCGCACGACGAATACTACCCCCGCGGGTTGATGGTCAAACTCGGGATCGAGGTCGGGTGGTGGGAAGGCTGCGAGGACACGGTGCGGGGGGCGATCGAGCGCTACCCCTTCGACTACGTGCTGTGCGGCATTCATGATGTCGGCGACGTCTGCATCTGCTCGCACGACACCGAGGGGAATCTTGGGCGCATGGCGCCCGAGCGGCTCATCGAGGAATACTTTCGCCAGGCGGTGCTGGCCGCGCGCACCGGGCTGTTCAGCGCTCTGGCGCACCTCACCTACTACCGGCGGTTCGGCGAGCAGTACTACGGGAGCATCATCAACGAGCTCCACCGGCCTTACCTGCCGGAGCTGTGGGAGGCGCTCCGCGCCGGGGGCACGGCCATGGAGATCAATACCTCGGCGATCCGCCACGGGCTGGGGGAATACTATCCGCCGCCCGGCCTCATCCACGCGGCCCGGCGGGCCGGCGTGCGCGTCGAGCGCCTGGGGTCGGACTCCCACCGTCCCGAACAGGTGGGGCTTGATTTCGATGCCGCGGCGCCGCTGGTGGCCGAGCAGGCGCCCTACTACGGCGAGTGA
- a CDS encoding DNA-3-methyladenine glycosylase has protein sequence MAATRSPKKLPRSFYARPTLEVAPDLLGKFIVYRSPRGRLAARITEVEAYIGQDDPACHASRGKTARNEVMFGPPGFSYIYFIYGMYYCLNVVTEPEGQPAAVLVRAADPAEGLDLIARRSSGNGPHAWLAGPGKLCRGFGLTRRQNGIDLTRDVLYLEDRHAPVEAVGRSPRIGIRVGAERMWRFYDQNAKSLSRPG, from the coding sequence GTGGCGGCGACACGTTCCCCGAAAAAACTCCCCCGCTCGTTCTACGCCCGGCCTACACTCGAGGTCGCGCCCGATCTGCTGGGCAAGTTCATCGTCTACCGCTCGCCGCGCGGCCGGCTGGCCGCCCGGATCACCGAAGTCGAGGCCTACATCGGGCAGGACGACCCGGCGTGTCACGCCAGCCGCGGAAAAACCGCGCGCAACGAGGTCATGTTCGGACCGCCCGGTTTCAGCTACATCTACTTCATCTACGGCATGTACTACTGCCTGAATGTCGTGACCGAACCGGAGGGACAGCCGGCGGCCGTGCTGGTGCGGGCGGCCGATCCGGCAGAGGGCCTGGATCTCATCGCCCGGCGATCCTCGGGAAACGGACCCCACGCCTGGCTGGCGGGACCGGGGAAGTTGTGCCGGGGATTCGGACTGACCCGCCGGCAAAACGGCATTGATTTGACCCGTGATGTTCTGTATCTTGAGGACCGCCACGCGCCGGTTGAGGCGGTCGGCCGGTCCCCGCGCATCGGGATCCGCGTCGGCGCCGAACGGATGTGGCGATTCTACGACCAAAATGCCAAGTCCCTGTCCCGGCCGGGATAA
- a CDS encoding Glu/Leu/Phe/Val dehydrogenase: protein MKQFDMAAAKLNLEPELLNFIKLPRRSTIMHLPVQMDDGTWRMFLAYRVQHSIARGPAKGGIRYHPDVTLDEVQALASWMTWKSAVVNIPFGGGKGGIVCDPTKLSLSELERLTRRYAADMVDLFGPDQDVPAPDVGTGPQVMAWFMDTYSMRAAHPVPGVVTGKPLQLGGSRGRVEATGRGVALCVREAARYLGFELGRCTAAVQGFGNVGSISAKLLHELGVKVTHVSDVNGALRDPHGLDIEALLEYAQQKRTIVGFPRAEAIEAADVLAAEVDILVPAALENQITHANAKTVRARIIAEGANGPTTPEADAILNKKGIMVIPDILANAGGVTVSYFEWVQNRIGYFWSEEEVNRRLEEKMVMAFNDVLRVAQEHHVDMRIAAYMLAITRVVEVVRLRGIYA, encoded by the coding sequence ATGAAGCAGTTCGACATGGCGGCCGCGAAGCTGAACCTCGAACCGGAACTGCTCAATTTCATCAAACTCCCCCGCCGCAGCACCATCATGCACCTGCCGGTGCAGATGGATGACGGCACCTGGCGGATGTTTTTGGCCTATCGCGTGCAGCATTCGATCGCCCGCGGTCCCGCCAAGGGCGGGATCCGCTACCATCCGGATGTCACGCTCGACGAGGTGCAGGCGCTGGCCTCGTGGATGACCTGGAAGAGCGCGGTCGTCAACATACCTTTCGGCGGCGGCAAGGGAGGGATCGTGTGCGATCCGACCAAGCTCTCGCTGAGCGAGCTGGAGCGGCTGACCCGGCGGTACGCGGCGGACATGGTGGACCTGTTCGGTCCGGACCAGGATGTGCCGGCGCCGGACGTCGGCACCGGCCCGCAGGTGATGGCGTGGTTCATGGACACCTACTCGATGCGGGCGGCGCACCCGGTGCCGGGCGTGGTCACCGGCAAGCCGCTGCAGTTGGGCGGGTCGCGCGGGCGCGTCGAGGCGACCGGGCGCGGCGTCGCCCTCTGCGTCAGGGAAGCGGCGCGCTACCTCGGCTTCGAACTTGGCCGCTGCACCGCCGCCGTGCAGGGGTTCGGCAACGTCGGTTCGATCTCGGCCAAACTGCTGCACGAGCTGGGGGTGAAAGTCACCCACGTCTCCGACGTGAACGGCGCGCTCCGCGATCCGCACGGGCTGGATATCGAGGCGCTCCTCGAGTACGCCCAACAGAAGCGGACGATCGTGGGATTTCCCCGCGCCGAGGCTATCGAGGCGGCCGACGTTCTGGCGGCCGAGGTCGATATCCTGGTGCCGGCCGCCCTGGAAAATCAGATCACGCACGCGAATGCGAAGACTGTGCGGGCGAGGATCATCGCCGAGGGCGCCAACGGACCGACCACGCCGGAGGCGGACGCGATCCTGAACAAGAAAGGGATCATGGTCATCCCCGACATTCTCGCCAACGCGGGCGGCGTGACCGTGTCGTACTTCGAGTGGGTCCAGAACCGGATCGGCTATTTCTGGTCGGAGGAGGAAGTGAACCGTCGGCTCGAGGAGAAGATGGTGATGGCGTTCAACGACGTTCTGCGGGTAGCGCAGGAACACCATGTGGACATGCGCATCGCCGCCTACATGCTGGCGATTACGCGGGTGGTCGAAGTCGTGCGCCTGCGGGGGATCTACGCCTGA
- a CDS encoding MBL fold metallo-hydrolase, with the protein MQVQTLVVGAFQVNCYLYWGDAAGRGVIIDPGDEEERIADAVTKAGFEPAAVLLTHGHGDHIAAVSPLMKQYGIPLWAGAGEEKLLANPTANISALVGRPVTTPVPDKLLRDNEVVSAGPFDLRVLATPGHSPGGVCYLDERAGVLFTGDTLFWGSIGRTDLPGGSHTQLIRSIRAKILTLPDGVICYPGHGPTTTVGGERVNNPFLMDDYV; encoded by the coding sequence ATGCAAGTACAAACACTCGTCGTCGGCGCCTTTCAGGTCAACTGCTATCTGTATTGGGGCGACGCGGCCGGACGCGGGGTCATTATCGACCCCGGCGATGAAGAAGAGCGGATCGCGGACGCGGTTACGAAGGCCGGGTTTGAGCCGGCCGCGGTGCTGCTGACGCACGGACACGGCGACCACATCGCGGCGGTGTCGCCGCTGATGAAGCAGTACGGAATTCCGCTCTGGGCCGGAGCCGGCGAGGAGAAGCTGCTGGCCAATCCGACGGCGAATATCTCAGCCCTCGTGGGGCGCCCGGTGACGACCCCGGTGCCGGACAAGCTGTTGCGGGACAATGAGGTGGTGTCGGCAGGGCCGTTTGACCTGCGGGTGCTCGCGACGCCCGGGCATTCGCCCGGCGGCGTGTGCTACCTGGACGAGCGGGCCGGCGTGCTCTTCACCGGCGACACCCTCTTCTGGGGGTCGATCGGCCGGACCGACCTGCCCGGCGGTTCCCACACGCAACTGATCCGGTCGATTCGGGCGAAGATACTGACGCTGCCGGACGGGGTGATCTGTTACCCCGGCCACGGACCCACGACCACGGTGGGCGGCGAGCGTGTGAACAACCCCTTCCTGATGGATGATTATGTCTGA
- a CDS encoding ABC transporter ATP-binding protein yields the protein MNLYRRALAALKPYWKHLVTASVSAALSAVLAGLLVWMLGPLLMVLFEVSDPMATVAAPTATAEVRPATPGEATGNSGMIQKLSSRLGKVKESMQAWVDGIVRSDNRRQTLLNFCWLAFLVVIAKNVFLYLRGYFMAYVQQALVRRFRDQLFEKYQRLPLGYFHGRRTGQVISRITNDVLVLNDSVDIGFNNLVTDAITVIVLFAFLVILSWKLTLLSMIVMPLVFVFIWFVGKKLRKYSARTQERMADVNSVLEEAVTNLRIVKAFSTEEFETGRFFRATHQYFRSLLRMTRIRHLAAPINDMLATTAGLFILLVAGTRIIAGTGELSAGDFITFIVAMLAMIKPVKSLSQIHIKLQEGMAAAERIFEVLDAPETVGEPAAPVVLPEFREVIRYEGVWFRYETSDDVLRDVTFEVRKGEVVAIVGPSGAGKSTLLDLLPRFYDPQRGRVAIDGHDIRTLSLASLRRQMGIVTQETLLFNDTIANNIAYGLTDVPRERIEEAARIANAHQFIAEFERGYDTPVGNRGVMLSGGQRQRVAIARALLRDPAILIFDEATSALDTESELLVQEAIDRLMRDRTVLVIAHRLSTVKNADRIIVLDRGRIVECGSHSDLLRHNGLYNRLYTMQFQDVDAHTPA from the coding sequence GTGAATCTGTATCGTCGGGCGCTCGCGGCCCTGAAACCCTACTGGAAGCACCTGGTCACCGCCTCGGTGTCGGCGGCCCTCTCGGCAGTGCTCGCCGGCCTGCTGGTGTGGATGCTCGGCCCGCTTCTCATGGTGCTGTTTGAGGTGTCCGATCCGATGGCGACGGTGGCGGCGCCGACGGCTACGGCCGAGGTCCGGCCGGCGACCCCCGGCGAAGCCACCGGGAACTCGGGGATGATCCAGAAGCTCTCCTCCCGGCTGGGCAAAGTCAAGGAGTCGATGCAGGCCTGGGTCGACGGTATCGTGCGCTCGGACAACCGCCGCCAGACCCTTCTCAACTTCTGCTGGCTGGCCTTTCTGGTCGTGATCGCCAAGAACGTCTTCCTCTACCTGCGGGGCTACTTCATGGCCTACGTCCAGCAAGCCCTGGTGCGGCGTTTTCGCGACCAGTTGTTCGAGAAATACCAACGGCTGCCGCTCGGGTATTTTCACGGCCGGCGCACCGGCCAGGTCATCTCCCGGATCACCAACGACGTCCTCGTCCTCAATGATTCCGTCGACATCGGATTCAACAATTTGGTCACCGACGCCATCACGGTGATTGTGCTGTTCGCTTTCCTCGTGATCCTGAGCTGGAAGCTGACGCTGCTGTCGATGATCGTGATGCCGCTCGTGTTCGTGTTCATCTGGTTCGTGGGGAAGAAGCTTCGGAAGTACTCGGCCCGCACGCAGGAGCGGATGGCGGACGTCAACTCGGTGCTGGAGGAGGCGGTCACCAACCTGCGGATCGTGAAGGCGTTTTCGACCGAGGAGTTCGAGACCGGGCGGTTCTTCCGGGCCACCCACCAGTATTTCCGGTCGCTTCTGCGCATGACCCGGATCCGGCACCTCGCGGCGCCGATCAACGACATGCTGGCGACGACGGCCGGGCTGTTTATCCTGCTCGTGGCGGGGACGCGCATCATCGCCGGGACGGGAGAGCTGAGCGCCGGGGACTTCATCACCTTCATCGTCGCCATGCTCGCCATGATCAAACCGGTCAAATCGCTCAGCCAGATCCACATCAAGCTGCAGGAGGGGATGGCGGCGGCGGAACGCATTTTCGAGGTGCTCGACGCCCCCGAGACGGTGGGCGAACCGGCGGCGCCGGTTGTGCTGCCGGAGTTCCGCGAGGTAATCCGCTACGAGGGCGTCTGGTTCCGCTACGAAACCTCCGACGACGTCCTCCGCGACGTGACGTTCGAGGTGCGCAAGGGAGAGGTGGTCGCGATCGTCGGACCTTCGGGCGCGGGCAAGTCCACCCTGCTCGACCTGCTCCCGCGCTTCTACGATCCGCAGCGGGGGAGGGTGGCGATCGACGGGCATGACATCCGCACGCTCTCGCTGGCCTCGCTGCGGCGGCAGATGGGGATTGTCACCCAGGAGACGCTCCTGTTCAATGACACGATCGCCAACAACATCGCGTACGGCTTGACGGACGTCCCGCGCGAGCGGATCGAGGAGGCGGCGCGGATCGCCAACGCCCACCAGTTTATCGCTGAATTCGAGCGGGGCTACGACACGCCGGTGGGGAATCGGGGGGTGATGCTGTCGGGAGGCCAGCGACAGCGGGTGGCGATCGCCCGCGCGCTCCTGCGCGATCCGGCGATTCTGATCTTCGATGAAGCCACGTCGGCCCTCGACACCGAGTCGGAGCTGCTCGTTCAGGAGGCGATCGACCGGCTCATGCGGGACCGGACGGTGCTGGTGATCGCCCACCGGCTGTCGACGGTCAAGAATGCCGACCGCATCATCGTGCTCGACCGCGGCCGCATTGTCGAATGCGGGAGCCACTCCGACCTGCTGCGGCACAACGGACTGTACAACCGGCTGTACACTATGCAGTTTCAGGACGTCGATGCACATACTCCAGCTTGA